Below is a window of Aminivibrio sp. DNA.
AAAATCACTGGGCGCCGCCATGGCCGACGAAGTGTCCGGCCCGACGACGGCCTGCGTCGGCGTGGTGAAGGCCGAAAAGGACCGGGTTTCCTTCACCATCAACATACGGTACCCCGTCACGGCAAAGGAAGAGGCCGTCACCGGTCCCACAGAGGAGACCTTCAGCAGGTACGGGCTGGCTGTGGAGAACGTGTCCAAGGCTGCCCCCCTGTACATGCCCCCGGAGTCCAGGCTTATCCGGGCCCTCCGGAAGGTCTACACGGAAGAAACCGGCCAGGAAGCCACCCTGCTGGCCATCGGCGGCGGCACCTACGCCAAGTCCATGCCCAACGTGGTGGCCTTCGGCCCCGTCTTCCCCGGGCAGGACTACACAATCCACGAGGAAGACGAGCGCTGGTCCGTGGAGGACATCATGAAGAACGCCCATATCATGGCGAAAGCCCTGGTGGAGCTGGCCGAGGAACAGGAATAGACCAGGGAAAAAAGAAAGGGACTGCCGCAGAGTTCCCTGCGGCAGTCCCTTTCTTTTTTTTTGCGGCCCGGAAGGGGGCTATTTCAGCTCGTAGGGCCAGGCCATGACGCCTCCCTCAAGGAGGGCCGCGTTGTCGAAGCCCGCCCCTTTCAGGGTCGCCAGGGCATCCCAGCCCCGAACGGAGATTTTGCAGAAGGCCACGATCTCCCTGTCCCGAGGCAGTTCGCCGATTCTTTCCCGGAGTTTTCCGAGAGGGATGTTCATGAACTCGTAGGGGAGCCGTCCCTGCTGGTCCAGCTCTCCCGGAGTCCTCACGTCGAGCAGCAGCGGGGGATTCGCTCCCTCCATCCGTTCCCGGAGTTCCTTTGCCTGGTAGGTCTTCACGAGGCCGTCCATTTTGTTCTTCAGAGCGTTGGCCGCGTGGGTGTTCGGGTCGAGGGCCGTGGAGAAGGGCGGGGCGTAGGCGAAGTCGCCGTCGGCCAGGAGGTCCACCGTCATCTCCGAGGAGACGGCCGCCACGAGGACGTCAAGGCGCTTGTCCACCACCCCTGTGCCCATGATCTGGGCTCCCAGGATCCGGCGGGTCAACCTGTCCGCCACCAGCCGGATGGTCATGGCCCCCATGCCGGGCATGAAGTGGGGCCGGTCCGGTTCTTCCACCACGATGCTCACGGGCTCGAAGCCCGCCTCCTTCGCCTGCCTCTCGTCGAGGCCCGTCTTGCCTATGGTCAGGTTGAAAAGCTTCAGGATGCCCGTCCCGAGGACCCCCGAGAAGGGCGTGGCGAGTCCGGCGATGTTGTCGGCGATCACCCTTCCCTGGCGGTTTGCCGTGGAGCCCATGGGCTGCCATACGGGCTTTTTCGTGACAAGGTGCCGTGTCTGCACGCAGTCGCCCCCGGCGTAGATGGCCGGGTCGCTCGTTCTCATCAGTTCGTCCACCACGATGGTCCCGTTGGGGGCAAGCTTCAGGCCCGCGTCCCGGGCAAGGCTGGTGTTCGGCCTGATGCCCACCGCCAGGAGCACCATGTCCGCAGGCAGGCAGCGCATGTCCGTCCTGACTCCGGTGACGACCCCGCCCTCGCCGGTGATTTCCGTGACTTTCTCGCCGCCGTAGAAATCGACGCCTTTCGCCTTGACCGCTTTGGCGATCCGGATGCCGAAATCTTCGCCCACGAGGGCCGGAAGGGGCGTGGGAAGGGCGTCCACCACGGAAACTTTGACACCCCGTTCCGAAAGGGCCTCAACGACTTCCATGCCGATGAGGCCGGCGCCGATGACGACCGCAGTTTTGATGTTTCCCGATGAGAGGGCAGATTTCATGGCCAGGGCGTCGGGCATGGTCCAGAGGGTGAAAACCCTGTTGAGATCGCTGCCCGGTATGGGGAGGCGAATGGGGGAGGCTCCCGTGGCAAGCACGAGGTTGTCGTACGGAAAGGTCTTTTCTTCGCCCGAGGCCGCGTCGGAGGCGATGACGCACTTGCTTCCCCTGTCGATCCTGGTGGCGAGACAGCCCGTGTGGACCGTGACGTTCTTCACCGTTCTGAAGAAGTTTGCGTCCCGGACGATGCCGAGGGGGGTGCAGACCAGGTCTTTGTACTCCTTCACTACGTCCCCGACGAAATATGGAAAGCCGCACCCGGCGAAGCTGATGTGTTCCCCCCGCTCAAGCACCGTGATGTCGAACTCAGGAGCAAGCCTGGCGAGCCTGGCGGCCGTCTTGGCACCGCACGCTACGCCCCCGATGATGAGCACCTTTTTCCTTTCCATGAACCGTACCCCCTCCTTTAGAGATAATACCACCATCCCCTATATGGTATCCTTTGCCGGGGATTATGTCCAGTCGTCTTCCAGCTCGTGGTACGATTCCACGTCGATTTTCCTCTCTATGCAGAGGGCCCGCACATCGTCCGCGGATCCGCAGGGGAATTCGCAGGCGAGGCCGCAGCTGGATGAGAGTTTTCGCGGAACGGGAACCACCTTTGCCGGAATGCCCTTTTTTCTGCAGGTGCGTTCAAAGAGGAGCGCCATGCTGGTGACCTCGAAGGTGACGATGCAGCGCACGTCCTTCACCGTCCTTTCTTCGGGGAAGGCCGCTTCCCCGGAATGCCGATCTTTCTTTCCTCCGCCGTTCCCTTTTTTGACTCCGTGAAGGTATACTCTTGGGGCGGGAAATCCTTCCGGAGACGGATGGAATGAACTATGCCGCTCTTGCCGTGATACCGGTCTCCCCTCTTCGCTGGTGCGGGAAGAGCGTGACCTCCCCGGGGAAGAAAAAAGAATCCGGACCCGGAGGACAGGGATAGAATACTGCCCGTGCTCTCTTTTAGCAACGCCGGTACCCGCAGGGATCGAAAGGTGGGCCGCGCCATGAAGGTTCTCCGTACCGTTCGAGCTCTTTCTCTCCTTCTCATGCTCTTCTTCCTCCCTGGGCCCGCCCGCGGGGCGGCCCGGTTTTCCCTGGCCGCCGTTGGGGACGCCCTGATCCACAAGGGGGTGTACGCCGCGGCGGCGACAAAAGCCGGCGGGTACGATTTCCGGCCCATGCTCCGTATGGTGAAGAGCAGGATAGCCCCCCATGACGCGGCCTTCTACAACCAGGAGACCATCCTCGGCGGCACGAAGCTCGGGCTGTCCACCTACCCCAGGTTCAATTCCCCCCGGGAGGTAGGGGACGCCTTCCTCGACGCCGATTTCAACCTCGTGTCCCTGGCGAACAACCACACCCTGGACAGGGGGGAGAAGGGGGTGCTTGCCTCGCTGGAATACTGGAACGAAAAGAAGGGCGTGGTGACCGCCGGAAGCAGTCTGACCGCGGAGAAGGAAAAAGAAATCCGGTTTTTCCGGGTAAACGGCATTTCCTGCGCATTCCTGGCCTATACGACCGCCACGAACGGCCTGAAGGCCCCGGAGGGAAAGGAGCACTACGTGAGCCTCTACACGCCGGAAAAGGCCAAGAGCGAAGTATCCCGGGCGCAGAAAAAAGCCGACGTGGTGATCGTCTCCATGCACTGGGGGAGCGAATACGCGTTCGCCCCCACCGGGGAGCAGAAAAAAATCGCTGAACACCTCGCATCCCTCGGCGTTTCCATCATTCTCGGCCACCATCCCCACGTGGTCCAGCCGGTGGCCATGGTAAAGAACACCCTCGTGGTGTATTCCCTCGGCAATTTCCTCTCGGCCCAGAAGGATCTCCACAAGCTCGTGGGCCTGCTTGTCTCCCTTGACGTGGTCAGGACGGAGATGCGGGGGGAGACGCGGATCTCCTTCGAGAACGTCACCGGGACGCTGCTGTACAATCCGCGCCGGTCTCTCCTGGGGCGGTACGTGGTGGTTCCCTTCGACATGCTCAGGGAGGACATCCTGAAGGACTTTACGGCGGTGTATAAAAAGTATGCCGCCATTGTGGCGGGCGGCGATAGTGTCATCTCCATGAGGGCTCCCGCCAAGGCCCCTCCGCCGAAAGAGCGGCCGGCGGCAAAAAAGGCTCCCCGGGGCAAGTGAGCCGGAAGGGGTGCGGGGTGCCGGGGATTTCCCGCACCCCGCCTTCAGTTTTCAGAGTAGAAATTCTCCCACCAGGCGCTCCCGCATCTCCGGCAGGGGGATGGAGTGTTCCTCCGACAGCCTTCGGACATCCTCGAACTCGGGGTTTGCCCGGAGGGTCTCGCCGCCGAGTCGGGCCACCTTGAACCGGACAAGGCCCCAGGAGGTCTCCCGCTCCACAATCTCGTGGTCCGTCTTCAGCCGGTCCACGGGGTATTTCCTCAGGCCGAGGGTGGTGGTCTCCCGGAGGAGGATTTCCGCCAGGACGTTCTCCTTCTCGGGAAGACAGAGGCAGCTCAGGGTCACCGCAGGGCGTCCCTTTTTCATGATCATGGGCGTCGCCCAGACATCGAGGGCCCCCTCGGCAAAGAGCCTCTGCATCACCGGTCCGTAGTACTGGGGGTTCATGTCGTCGATGTTCGTCTCGAGGACGACTCCCCGGTCCCTCCGGAAAACGTCCTCGCCGCTCCCGTCCGGAGTGTCCACGATCACGGCCCGCACCAGATTGGGGATGTCGCTCTCCCTGTCGCCCAGCCCCTTGCCTGACGCCAGGACTTTTCCCGCCGGAAGGGGGCCGAACTCCCCTGCCAGGCACCGGACCAGGAGGGCGCCCGTGGGGGTGACCCGCTCCATGGGGGCTCCTTCGGCGTAAACGGGGATCCCCTTCAGGAGTTCCATGGCGGCCGGGGCAGGAACGGGGAGGATGCCGTGGGCGCATTTGATCGTTCCCGACCCCACATTGAGGGGGGAGGAGACTGTTTTTTCGATGCCCGCCTTCTCCACCAGGACGAAGGCGCCGATGATGTCGGCGATGGAGTCGATGGCCCCGACCTCGTGGAAATGAACTTCCTCCGGGGTGGTGCCGTGGACCTTTGCCTCCGCTTCGGCAAGGAGGCGGAAAGCGGCGGCGCTTTGCTCCTTCACCCCGGGGGAGAGGGGGCTCGCTTCGATAATGGCGAGGACGTCGGAGAGCCCCCGGTGGGGATGATTCTCGAGGTTGCGGACCGATACCTTTGTGCCGGCTATCCCGCCCCGGCTTTCCCGGGTGATGGAGATTTTCAGCCGGTCCCCCGCCTCCGGGCCGTGGTGATGATCGTGGTCATGCCCATGGGAATGTCCTTCGTCTTGGCTGTGGCAGTGGGCGGAGGAATGGCCGTGGCCGGGAAAGAGGACGATACTCTCCATGGTTTCGAGGAAGGCTTTCCGGTCCTGGCCGAGGTCGAGCAGGGCTCCGAGAAACATGTCGCCGGCAATGCCGGCGAAACAGTCGAGATACAGTGTTTTCATCAGATACCTCCGGTGTGTGTCCGGCCGGGGAGGCCGTTTTTTCCCATTCTATCATTCCCGGGTCCGAAAAATGGAACCGGAGTGTGCTATCCTTACGGAGAAAGTCTGTAACAAGAAAATGGCGGGTCCGTCCACGTCCGTTCACCCAGAGGAGAAGATTGCGCATTCAGGTCCTTCGGCTATGCCGTCCGCGGCCTCCAAGGGTGAATCCCTGCCTCCAAAACCGCGTTATAATTCTCACGGGCTGGGGCAAACTGGTCCCGGGGCTTCAAAAGCGCTTCCGTGACCGGCATCATCGCTTTCAATGGGCACGGCCTGACGGCGGAACGGTTCAGGGACGGACGGCCGAACACCGACGACATGGTGCGGGAACGGCAAGACGGGAAAAGGCAGCCTCCCCGGAACTCCGGTGAGGCTGCCCGGCCTGCGGGAACAATGGGTCAGTAGATTTCGATGTCCATGTCGTAGGAGGCTTTTTTATCGCTGGTGCGGTCGGTGGCGACGAAACCCAGGGTGTATTTTCCAGGGGGAAGTTCTGCAAGGTCGATGTTTACCGTGAAGAAAAAGTCCCTCCATGGGCTCTTCAGGATAAGGTCGGAGGTCACCACGTCTTTCTGCTCGATGCCCACGTTTCCCTTGTCGTCCTTCACCAGGAGGTCAAGGCTGAGGTGGACCTCGTAGCCGTTGTCCTTCTTCAGGTTCTGGAAACCGTCGATTTCAAGATAGACCGAGATCCTGGAGCCCTTCTCGAACCTGGAGGAAGGTTCCTCCGTGTACATTCCGTAGCCCTTTACTTCACGGACGAAAAGCCCCTTCAGAAAGGAAAACTCCGAAGCGGAGGCAGCCAGGGGAGGAAGCGCCGCAAGAAAAAGAGGAAGCAGAAAAAGGACTGTGCAAAGCCCCGAAAGAACCTTTCCCTGCCGGGAAGGAAGGCGGCGCAATCTGCGTGCGGAGTTCGGCGAAAGCGTCACGAGTGAACAACCCCCTATGAAGAAAGATAAACGACCGTGTGCATTATAGTCTATTTTTCCCCGGGAGGTCGAAAGTAATTTAACTTCAGGGGCCGAAAAGAAAGACAAATGAGTCCTGAGAACTAAGGAAAGGAAGTACTAAATGAGAAAAAAATCACCTGAAGTGGTATCCAATCAATTTCTTGACCTTGATTCCGACTGGACCGACGTCCTTGCTCCCGGTGCCGGGAGCAGCCGGTTTTCCGGCAAGGGCAGACTTCGGGGGCATTTCGACGGGGCGTCCAGGGGGAACCCCGGAGAGGCCGGGGCCGGGGCAATCCTCGTGGACGACCAGGGCGTCCCCGTCTGGGAGTGTGCCCAGCCCCTGGGCAAGCGGACCAACAATGAGGCGGAATACCTCGCCCTTCTTCTGCTGCTCGAGGAAGTGGAGCGCCTTGGCCTTTCCGCCGATATCCGGGGTGACAGCCGGCTTGTGGTGAACCAGGTGACGGGGCGGTGGAAGATCAACGAGCCCCGGCTG
It encodes the following:
- a CDS encoding FAD-dependent oxidoreductase, which gives rise to MERKKVLIIGGVACGAKTAARLARLAPEFDITVLERGEHISFAGCGFPYFVGDVVKEYKDLVCTPLGIVRDANFFRTVKNVTVHTGCLATRIDRGSKCVIASDAASGEEKTFPYDNLVLATGASPIRLPIPGSDLNRVFTLWTMPDALAMKSALSSGNIKTAVVIGAGLIGMEVVEALSERGVKVSVVDALPTPLPALVGEDFGIRIAKAVKAKGVDFYGGEKVTEITGEGGVVTGVRTDMRCLPADMVLLAVGIRPNTSLARDAGLKLAPNGTIVVDELMRTSDPAIYAGGDCVQTRHLVTKKPVWQPMGSTANRQGRVIADNIAGLATPFSGVLGTGILKLFNLTIGKTGLDERQAKEAGFEPVSIVVEEPDRPHFMPGMGAMTIRLVADRLTRRILGAQIMGTGVVDKRLDVLVAAVSSEMTVDLLADGDFAYAPPFSTALDPNTHAANALKNKMDGLVKTYQAKELRERMEGANPPLLLDVRTPGELDQQGRLPYEFMNIPLGKLRERIGELPRDREIVAFCKISVRGWDALATLKGAGFDNAALLEGGVMAWPYELK
- a CDS encoding CapA family protein, translated to MKVLRTVRALSLLLMLFFLPGPARGAARFSLAAVGDALIHKGVYAAAATKAGGYDFRPMLRMVKSRIAPHDAAFYNQETILGGTKLGLSTYPRFNSPREVGDAFLDADFNLVSLANNHTLDRGEKGVLASLEYWNEKKGVVTAGSSLTAEKEKEIRFFRVNGISCAFLAYTTATNGLKAPEGKEHYVSLYTPEKAKSEVSRAQKKADVVIVSMHWGSEYAFAPTGEQKKIAEHLASLGVSIILGHHPHVVQPVAMVKNTLVVYSLGNFLSAQKDLHKLVGLLVSLDVVRTEMRGETRISFENVTGTLLYNPRRSLLGRYVVVPFDMLREDILKDFTAVYKKYAAIVAGGDSVISMRAPAKAPPPKERPAAKKAPRGK
- a CDS encoding M20/M25/M40 family metallo-hydrolase, with product VMAEVTAVIEDSRAECRQRVTAAASAWKGPEGSSLSAADDGSSVTLVMKGRPAHGSTPEKGINALACLADFMAGLKLKGEQGEFFNTFSRLVGFETDGKSLGAAMADEVSGPTTACVGVVKAEKDRVSFTINIRYPVTAKEEAVTGPTEETFSRYGLAVENVSKAAPLYMPPESRLIRALRKVYTEETGQEATLLAIGGGTYAKSMPNVVAFGPVFPGQDYTIHEEDERWSVEDIMKNAHIMAKALVELAEEQE
- the larC gene encoding nickel pincer cofactor biosynthesis protein LarC; protein product: MKTLYLDCFAGIAGDMFLGALLDLGQDRKAFLETMESIVLFPGHGHSSAHCHSQDEGHSHGHDHDHHHGPEAGDRLKISITRESRGGIAGTKVSVRNLENHPHRGLSDVLAIIEASPLSPGVKEQSAAAFRLLAEAEAKVHGTTPEEVHFHEVGAIDSIADIIGAFVLVEKAGIEKTVSSPLNVGSGTIKCAHGILPVPAPAAMELLKGIPVYAEGAPMERVTPTGALLVRCLAGEFGPLPAGKVLASGKGLGDRESDIPNLVRAVIVDTPDGSGEDVFRRDRGVVLETNIDDMNPQYYGPVMQRLFAEGALDVWATPMIMKKGRPAVTLSCLCLPEKENVLAEILLRETTTLGLRKYPVDRLKTDHEIVERETSWGLVRFKVARLGGETLRANPEFEDVRRLSEEHSIPLPEMRERLVGEFLL
- a CDS encoding ribonuclease HI family protein, which encodes MRKKSPEVVSNQFLDLDSDWTDVLAPGAGSSRFSGKGRLRGHFDGASRGNPGEAGAGAILVDDQGVPVWECAQPLGKRTNNEAEYLALLLLLEEVERLGLSADIRGDSRLVVNQVTGRWKINEPRLRELADRAMELLRRTKSSISWVPRDQNAAADRLSNIALDGPEEPARPFRERAAFDQEKLERVAGSIFIAHGTEDYAVDLLHNACTCPAFQRSRQCKHLDAARLRFGK
- a CDS encoding DUF3343 domain-containing protein; the encoded protein is MKDVRCIVTFEVTSMALLFERTCRKKGIPAKVVPVPRKLSSSCGLACEFPCGSADDVRALCIERKIDVESYHELEDDWT